The following are from one region of the Colius striatus isolate bColStr4 chromosome Z, bColStr4.1.hap1, whole genome shotgun sequence genome:
- the LOC133628898 gene encoding speriolin-like, protein MEPGPSGHLPGVRPVLFTVFDQLRDMTNLLFNRNQELRRELERQDQQPFQHGYRGAGPSSAPPYVSVPHRVPRSFPSSGESAGSSVAASGLWVPQLPTSTPRPVARPSNWGLTLTEQSWTSGTPSWEPSFSRRESWQPRWQRLLGEIAFQLDRRIVHRVFPNADRYRGFSAATIPEGIMEMVEETERGASRDLSVAAIWNYEFVMRRLWALGYVPEVHLPAIEAFINTYGRLERSYWFPAEPNVAFLRHVVSQEVPPDLRPNAMVLLECLLQLAQEDGQPLFCY, encoded by the exons ATGGAGCCGGGACCCAGCGGGCACTTGCCTGGCGTCAGGCCCGTACTCTTCACGGTCTTTGACCAGCTGAGAGATATGACAAATCTGCTGTTTAATAGGAACCAAGAGCTGAGACGGGAATTGGAGCGGCAGGACCAACAGCCGTTCCAGCACGGCTACCGCGGCGCAggtcccagctcagcacccccttatgtgtctgtgccacacagagTCCCGCGATCCTTCCCGAGCTCAGGTGAGAGcgcaggcagctctgtagcGGCCTCGGGCCTGTGGGTGCCGCAGCTGCCAACATCCACACCTCGACCTGTTGCCCGCCCTTCGAACTGGGGGCTGACactgacagagcagagctggaccTCCGGAACCCCCTCTTGGGAGCCAAGCTTCAGCCGGCGAG agagctggcagccgaGATGGCAGCGGCTGCTGGGCGAGATCGCCTTCCAGCTTGACCGCCGAATCGTCCACAGAGTCTTCCCCAACGCCGATCGCTACCGCGGCTTCAGTGCCGCCACCATCCCCGAGGGAATCATGGAG atgGTCGAGGAGACGGAGCGGGGAGCTAGCCGTGATCTGAGCGTGGCCGCAATCTGGAACTATGAGTTTGTGATGAGGCgactgtgggcactgggctaCGTCCCCGAGGTGCACTTGCCCGCAATCGAGGCCTTCATCAACACCTACGGCCGCCTGGAGCGGTCGTACTGGTTCCCGGCCGAGCCAAACGTGGCCTTCCTGCGCCACGTGGTCAGCCAGGAGGTGCCGCCGGATCTGCGGCCCAACGCCATGGTGCTGCtcgagtgcctgctgcagctggcacaggaagaTGGGCAGCCCCTCTTCTGCTACTGA